TGCTCCCGGCAGAGGGCTGAGCACTCAGGTAAGGCAGCTGGAGCGGTGACACGGTGACGAGCTCGGTGACACAGAGGAGGGTGGTTGGGGTGTGAGGTGTGAGCCTCAGGGGTCGCTCAGTCTGTTCTCGGAAGGGACAGAGCCgctgctggagccctgcagggcagtggggctgcgtcgctgcctgcagctgcacctgcagccccaAGGCTCCCCAGCATCCTGCAGTGCAGCCTGCAAGTGCATCCCGTGAGTTTGCCCAGGACCTTAGAGCTCCCAGGGTGAGACCCAGGAGTTTCCTGGCTCAGCCGCGTGCCAAGGAGGTCACAGCACTGTCACTTGCAGTCCTCGGTCCTGGTCTCTCCCCCTGCACACCCCGAGGACGTGGCTCTCACTGGAGTTTCTCCTCTTTTCAGAGCAAGTGCCCGAGCAGGGCCAGGACAGGTTCAGCTACGGTGAGTGTGTGCccgggcaggcagggcaggggcacggGCAGCCCCCTGCCACCCTgctggctctgtgcccccaggggctgccctgaCACCTCCcggctctcctcctcctcctccccagacTATGACACCATCCGCAACGGGGGGCTGATCTTCGCCGTGGTGGCTTTTGTCATTGGGCTCCTCATCATCCTCAGTAAGTGCCTGGGCGGACCGGGCACCCcttggctctgctctgtgctccacTCAGCCCCTCCTCTGGcctggagggggctgggggtcacCAACTCTGCCCCCACAGCACCGGGGTGGGCACAGCCTGCCCCCGGGACTGCCTGGGAACTTTCCATCCAGGCACGCTCCCAGCACAGGGCGAGTTGGGAGGGAGACCACgtaaatattttgtgtttccCTGCCAGCGCCCGGGCTTCAGAGGGAAGGTCACTCATTAAAAATAGCCGAGAAAACTCTGACATTTCCAGAGAGCGCTCCCAGAGCCCTCAaacctcagcagctcccaggctggcCCGGTGCTGAGTGTGCAGGGCACCCTGTGGCCCTGCCTGGGTGTTCTGGCACCGCTTGGTGCAGGGTGCCCacgctcacagctgctgcagggatgctgcccACCAATTTTAGGGAGAAAGCACTGGCAGTCatggggcagcctgggcaggagcctgcgggcagtgccagggctgcagggtgggTGTGACGGGGTGGGGGCAGCTCGGCCTCAGTCGCTCCTCTCGCCCCCAGGCCAGCGCTTCCACTGCggagggaggaagaagaggaggtgGGTATGGCACGGTTTCATCTCTGCTGCCTgttgcagccctgccagctggcagggccagggTTCAGCCCGTGTTCCCCCCTCTCAGCCACACTGCCCGGTGTAACCCTTCTCCCTTTGCTTTTTGCTCCACAGGCAAGGCAGCGAGGAGGAGCTGTAGGTGCAGGTAGGAGGCTGAAGGCTCCCTGCGCTGCCAGCGATGCTTTGGGGTGCTCCTGCTTCAGGGGAGCACCCCTGGGTGTCTGTCCCGGGAGGAGAGGGGCACGCTGGCCATGCCACCCTGCCTCTCTGCAGTCCCAGGGCTGTGATGCCACCAtggaagcagagctgcagccgAAGCCCAGCGCTCCTGGCCAGCGGCCACCCTCACCCCGCTCCACTGGACCCATTACCCGGCACGGCCAGAAGGCAAATTGCCCTCGTGCTTCCCCCTCTCTTAGACCCAGCGAGAGTTTCTTGGCTAATAAAGTTCAAGCTCCCAGAGGTTAAACTGCgtgcccgaggcatttgaatcGCCCACTCTCCTGGCCCAGACCCAACCACTTTTCTGCCCTGCAGGCGCCTTCCTCGCACACCCAGCAAAGTTCCCGCAGCCCGAGGCGcggggcaggccctggctttgctCCGGATGTTTCTTCCCCCAGCTGCGGGTCCTGGATCCTGCGGCACCTGCCTTTCCCTTGGggtgcccaggcagcagctggcagctctgtggggctcTTTGTGCCCTCGTGCCTGGCTGAGATGGGGTTAATTCTCCCCCTGGCATCCCTGGCATTGCTGGGCTGTGttgggagctgggaaggtgtTGGGAGCACTCCAGTTTGggttcctgctgctcccacagcagcgCTGTCCCTGGAGTGGGCAGGATCCTGGCAGGGGACACGGCCAGGACAACCCCAAAGCGACCAAagggacatcccagagcaggtGACACCTGCTCAGgtagagaagaaaaggaaaggcagagaaaggGGGGTGTTTGTGAGGCACGTTTGCCTTACAGAACAATTCGGATTTCCCAAGAAGGGGTTGGGCATCACCTGCAGATGGCAAGGGGAGAATTTCACCTCctgcatttcctttttcctttttcttgcacTCACGCTCCCTCTGCTTTCACTTTATAAACTGCCTTTATCTTGACCCACGCGTTTGGGggattttccctctttttaatccctccctgccctgctgggagatCCTCTCTGTCTGGAACGGGGCTCGGGTGAAGCACGGAGCTCGGTGAGAGCTCTCGGGCTCTCTCAGCTTcaaccaggaagaaaaaaaaaaaaaaagaagaaaaaaaggacaaaagagAGGAAAACTCTCCCGCAATTGGGTGAAGAGTGAGGAGGAGGGAGGTGACACCTAGTGACgagggcacagggctgcttGTCCCCCACCCCTGAAGCCAAAAAGGACCTCGGGCACCCAAACAAGCAGAGGAGGAGGGTTCAGGGGGGATGCAGTGCAGAACTCACTCCCAGCCTCATCACTCTGGGGGTGCTTGAGCAGGGAATGGGTTGGATGAGAAACCCCAGCTCAGGGGGTTTCCTCCCCTCGCCTGAAGCCACTGGGGGTGTTCAGGTGTGCAAGGGGCTGCCTTCAGTGACCCTGACCATCCCAGCACCACCGGGGTGGAGAAACCAACTCCTGGGTTCGTGTGGGCTCCGATGGAGGTCAGACATTGGCAGAAAAATAGGATTAGCTGGGGCAAGGTTATTAGGCAAAATCCGTGCAATTTGTCTAATCTGAGGTGCTTATTTAACACACTAAGGAGATTATTTTGGAATATAATTTTGACTTGACAGTGACCCACTAATAAAGACTCGTTGCAGCTTTGCACAGCtcaagcaggagcaggagccctTCCACCGAGGGACAAAATGGTTAATGGTTAAGCTCCATCCCTCTTCGAGCTGTTTGTCAAACTAAATGATCCTGAGGTTCTATGCAAAGTGCCTGTTTAGGAGCACGGAAGGCTTTGGCCACACAGACCTGCCCTGCCCGTGTGTGGTGGGGCTGTGTCCCCCAAAAGCTGAAGGTGCCAGcaggcaggaaggcagcagggtGTGAAGCGAGCCCGTCCTCAGCCCCGAGCCCCAGGATTCCCCTCTTTCCTGGCTCCCGAGCCTGCCAGGGccgcagccctgccctcccctccccagaCAGGACCCCCGTGGCTCTGGGGCCGGGGATTAGGGGGGTGAAAAGCCCTGTCTGGCTCTGTCTCGGCACCAGATGGCATTAATGGCATTATTCTGCACGGCTTGGGGACACCCGCGTGTGCCCGCACCTGCACGGCCCCGCAGCCCAGCTGGGGACACCGAcgggggacaggggcagggcagggcacaccCAGCACCCAAACCTTGCACATCTGGCACTCAGGGTCTCCTCAGGGCTCGGCTGTgagcagcccagccagcagcagaggaCGGGCACAAAGCAGTGAAGGATGCACAGGAGGTGTGCCCTCTCTGAGCCGGGGTAGaggggctgccagcagctctccaggccTCCAGAGTCATTTGTTGTGGATGTTGAGCCCTGGGGCTTTGGCTTTACCCCAGGAAAAGGGCACTGtggctccttcctcctgccacTGGCCCGATGAGAGGGTCCTGCTCTCCCAGGGCGCGCCACTGTCCCCATCAGAGGGGACAAAGCCAGCCCCTCAGCCctttccctgtgctccctgtgctccctggcCTTGCGAGGAGGTGTTTGCCTTCTCCCCTGAACCAGGCAATCCCGGGGGATTTCTCTCACAGCCCCCTGAGCCATTAATCTTCTCAGAGTAAATCTTTTTCTGCGGCACAAAGGGGATTGGGTAAATAATACAGCGGACAACTGGAGTGCCCTTTTCCTCCGGGAAGGCTTCCAGAGCCAAACAGCTTCCCCTTGGCGCTGGTTATTTATTCCCTGTTTGCTTTGCTGGGCTCTGCATGGACAGGTAGGAGGGAGAGGGGCTCTGGCTTGGCCTGTGCCTGCGTTCATCCCAACTGGAAGCGAGGGGatgaggcagcaggagcagccagggaggagctgccagccctgccccgtgGTGCCAGGGACGCATTTCGCCCATGAGGAAACGCGAATGCAAAATGTCTCCTCGTTAGTTTAAAGAGGAGAGCAGCAAATGGTGACTCAGGGAGCCAGAGAGGAGcactggagagaggagagatgggctgggctggcggGGAGCCAGCCACGTGCCTcggcctccctctgctctgctctgctcccggAAAGGCAGCgtatgcagcagcagcacctcggCAAAACCAGCAGCGCTCCGAGGGCTGGAATTATCCTACAGCCCCAGGAAAGGCATTCCAGCCCCCATTTCGTGTCACACCTGCCCCAAAGGGGGTGGTTGGGAGTAgctgccccaggcagccacACTGTGGGAGTGCAGCCCGGGATGGACAGGCTGGCTCTTCCCGGTGGGATTCACAGTGGGATGTGGCTGGAAGCAGAGGAGGGTCCCCatgagcccagccctgtgcctcaGGACCGTGCCTTGGAGTCACAGAGGTTGGAAAACCCCTCTAAGACCATCCAAGTCCATTAACCAACGCTGCCAAGGCCAGCACTAAACCCTGTCCCCCAGAGCTCACATCTGCACACATCTGTCTTTCAAATCCCTGCTTTAAATCCCTCCACCgctgtcctgggcagcctgtctAGCCCCTGGAGCTTGCTGAAACTGTGCAAAGCCGCTGGAGCTGCCGAGGCCAGggtccctgctctcctgggtgaAGCCCCTGGCCCTGTCCCCGCTCCCCCTGTCCCCGCTCAGCCGCGGAGAGCAGCGACACTACAGGAGACACTAGAGGGAACCAAATCCCAGCTTCTTGCCGGGAAAGAGCTTTTCCTTGGGAAGGCTTTTCCTTTCCGTGCCGGCTGCCCGGCCAGGGGCACGCGGAGCCCTCGGCAGAGAACAGAACCGCgggatggtttgggctggaaggttTAAGCTGTTCCCCGTTTCCGTGTCCTGTCTGTTCACAGTCACGAGTGCCAGGGATCCCTCATGGAAACGCTGTTCCTGCAGCGCACGACCCAAGGGGCTCGAGCAGGATGTGGATTTTGGGTACactgagctgctggcactgtttGTCCAGGGGTGCTACTGAGGCACAAGCCCCTGGCCACCCTCAGGGCGTTTatccagcagcctgctcccctctgccactggggaaactgaggcacggggggctgcagccacaggccaGGTGGGATCCTCCCCCCCTCAGCATCCACACAGGGCCAGCCTTGGGGTTGGGGGCAACTTGGGAGGAGGGGCACGGGGTTCCAGGACAGGTTTTGCTGGAAGGAATCCTACTTCCACACAGATGTACCCCGAAATCAGCTGAAACCCATGCTGCAGTTACCCCCAGAGCCCGACTGGGGgactgggctggcagcaggggctgggcaggactCAGCCCTTTGTCCCCGTGGGCCGGGGTGTGCAGTGAGGGGTCACAGCGGGCTGGCCCTGCCCGCAGAGGTGCTGCGAGGGTAAGTGGGCGATGATGATGCGTGGGAAGTGCTTTGCGGCAATCGGCTCCAGACAGATAAGTAGCCCTGTTGTTTTAATGACCGCTTCCTCCGGGGATTTGTCTGCGAGGGCGGCCCAGGGCACGGGGCTGGGACCCGGCTGGGGTGAGGTGTGCCCTGGCCGGAGGGATGCGGACTGCGGtgcctgtgcccagcacggGGCACAACCTTtcggctggggctgccccgggggctggggatgctgtgccagccctcccCATGCCTGTTCTCCTCTCTGTGCCCGCAGGAGAGTGGGGTTTTGGAGTATTAGTGCAATTGCCTTTAGGGGGAAACGCCTCGCTGGCTAACGGGGTGTGTGAGCTGTGTGAGCACGGGACACTGCGGCAATCCCCAGAGCTCTGGGGTAGCCTGGGGCTGAGTGTGGTTCTGCCCAGAGGCAGAAGAAATGCCAGGGAAGGGGGAGATGGAAGTGGGGGGCTGTTtccaaagggctgcaggatgcCCCATGCCCTCAGGGGAGGCAGCAGGACCCCCCTGTGCAGTTTGTGCCGTGGTGAAGCACAGAGGGTCCctcctcccagagctgtgcGTGGGCATGCGTTGCTATCATCTCTCCTCTCATGCAGAGTTTGGGCCAGGGAATTAATTCCTCAATGTGAGCTTCACCTCTGAACCgtgcagctgggctggctgctggctctggcaggctgctggctgcctgggagcagggcagtggcTACAGACAGCCTGAGACAGGCTCTCCTCAGGAGCCACTGCTGGCCAGCATTCCCGCGAGCCGCCCGAGCTGCCCAAGCGCAGGTCAGCGCTGCCCAAATAATTACCGTGGAGATTTCCTGCCTTTCCTCATCGCAGCCACACGAAGCACACGGTGCAGTCTGGTTGCTAGCAGGACACCAGCTTTGCGGGCTTTGCGCATGCAAAGGCGACACACAAACGCTTCCTGTGTGCATCCAAACGCAGCCGTGGGGACGCTGCTGTCCCCAAACGGTGGCaagggctgagccccaggtgtgggctggcaggagctcctgctctgggagctctggctgcctgcccagtgctgccagccctgcacgtGTGCCCGGGCTCAGCGAGCTGGCAGAGGGCCTGGGCTGAGCCATGCAAAGGGCCTGGGCTGAGCCATCCGTGGAGGAGCAAACAGGGCAGGAGTGAGGCACAGGCGGCTCAAGGACTCACCAGGGCTCCCCCAGtgtgagctgggctgagccctcACCCTGCCAGCCTTGTTTGcaccctggtgctgctcccagcagctcctgtcctGGAGGGAGGAGCCCTTGGCGGGGGACATCAGGGTGCTGGGTTGATCCTCTGAGCTGGGCATGGTGAGGAAActcacaggagctgctgagcagccacGGGAGCTAAAAATGAACGGGCGAGCAGCATTTACTCCCCCTGCTCAcatgcctggcacagggatCTGTGGGGTGGGTGCTGTGCCAGCGagtgccctgccagcccacacATCCCCGTTCCATTCACCCCCCCGTGTAGGAGGGCACCGATCACACCTGAGGCCGACGCGCTGCGTGCTGCTTTGCCAAGTGCTGCAGCGGGTTCCGGGGCTGGCAGCTCGCTGCGAGCAGGCTGGGCCGGGCTGTGctgccatcctgcagcagctgccgcCGAGGGAAGGGGGCAGATGCCTGGCATGTGGCTGGGGGCTCCCCAGAGCCCGGGCTTTGCCGCTTGCCTGGGTGTGGGCCTGCATACCAATTTCCCGGCCAAGCATCAGCGAACATCTGCACGGCGGGTGTGGGTGGCGACTGGAACGCACCTCGGAGGGGTGTGTGGGCACCCGCGTGTGCATCAGCTGCCGCCTCGCCGCCCCTCGGGACGCCGGCCAGGGGGCTGGCGAGCGGCACGTGCCCGCGTGGGAGGGCTGCGACACCCACGAGCCGCTGAGGTGGCCTGGGAAcgggctggggagggggtggtgGCGGCGCTACGGAGCTCGGCAGCgccgaggaagaggaggaacatcctcggggaggaagaggagggaaggcTGTGGTGTGGCAGAGCCGCACAGCATGGGCACAGTGTTTGCCCCTGTTTCTGTGAgggggcaggtggcagtggccTCGCTGTGCTGGTCACTAAGGTGACAGCGTggccgggagcagggaggggacaggggacacggggtggGCATGGAGGACCCTgagtcctggcagctgctccgtgtccctgctctgaaaTGGGAACCTCCCACCCACGGGCACCCCTCGGTGAGCTCTTCACCTCTAGGTGTGAATGCTTGCAGTGAGGGCTGGAAATGGCCACGGGGCTGTTGTTTTCCCAATTTCCGTGACGATAGTTGCGTTCTCAATTAAATCTAAACAgcgctttttaaaaaatcccaacgtaatgtttttcctgctggttgttttgtttgaaaTCTGAATGCTTTaatctttctttctgtttattttccaaCAAATTGGGCTTgtaaaggctgttttggaaagcaaagaaaacctGCTATAATCACTTCAAGAAAAGACACTCTGAATGCTCTAACGGTCCAGACAAATTGGCTTTGGTGTGACTAAGTCTTGGGGAGTACAAGCTTCGGCTTGAGCTAAGCCTTGGATAAATACACCCCAAAGTAAAGCATTAGCTGGTATTTGTTTGTTATTTGCTGGCTGGAGGGATGAATCTGTAATGAATCTGCTGGCCCTGTCTTGCTCGTGTCCCCTCTCACGGGAGCACCACGGGCTGACACAGCCCGGCCCTCCCACCCTcagaagtgtccaaagccaCTCTGGACAAGGCTCGGAGCACCCTGAAAGGTGTCCCCGTGGTCTgcaaggtcccttcccacccaaaccgcTGCACTGCTTTCGTCCCCAGCGTGCGGCGGCCCGGGGAGCGGCGGAGTGCGGGTGCGAGTCCCGGCTGGCCCAGGCGCGCCGCTCACCCGCGTCCCTGCGGCCAGAACGGGGCTCAGCCGGGCCAGGACGGGGCTCAGCcgggccagcacagggctcagccaggCCAGGACAGGGCTCAGCCGGGCCAGGACGGGGCTCAGCCGGGCCAGGACGGGGCTCAGCCAGGCCAGGACGGGGCTCAtccaggccaggccagggctCAGCCGGGCCAGAACAGGGCTCAGCCGGGCCAGGGCTGCGCGGTGCCGCTTTGCCGGGCTGGGCGAGCGGGGCTGAGAGCGCGGGGGGCAGCGCAGCCCGGGGGATGCCAGGGGCTCTGCCGGCCCCTGCGCAcgccgaggaggaggaggaaggggctCTGCCGGCgggggccgcggccgcccccagccctgcgCGGCTCGGGgggggcgggcgcgggcggGAGCCCGGCCCACgggcgggagcggagcggggcggagCGGGAGCGGCGCTGGGCACCTCAGCCGGGCTGGCAGCGGCGGCAGGAGCGCGGCACGCCGGGGCACCGCACCTCCGCAATTGCGCCGCAGCCCGgggccagagctgctctgtatGGCATGTGGCTGGTAACTTTTCTCCTGCTGTACTCTTTGCCGAAAGGTACGTGCGGaccgcggcgggggcggcggggggtccctggcagcggggccgggcgggtgGCACGGGCTGCCCGCTCCCCGGGGCTCTCGGTGCTCCGTTTCGCCGTCGCGCATCTCTCGGTGCGCCCTCCCCGGCGTCCCGGGGCTCTCGGTGCGCCTTCCTGGGCTCTCGGTGCGCCCTCAGCGGCGTCCCGAGGGTTTCGGTGAGCCCTGCTGGGATTTCGAGATGCCCTCTCCGGGGTCTCCGGGGGCTCGGTGTGACCTCCCCGGGGTCCCGGGGCTCTCGGTGCCGCGCTGTCGCTGCGCCCTCCCCGAGTGGCCGGGGTTGTCGGTGCGCTCTCCCGGAGCGCTCGCCCCGGACGGCGCGGCGCAGCGCGGGGCTCGGGGCTTGGGGCTCGGAGCGGGGCTCGGGGCTCGGAGCGGGGCTCGGAGCGCGGAGCGGGGCTCGGAACGCGGAGCGGGACCGCTCGGTGCCGGCGCATCCCGGAGCGGCTCCGCGGCCGAGCCCCCGGGGCGGCCGGGACCCCGCACCGACGGGCGCAGCATCCTCCGGCGGGGCCTCGCCGGGACCGAGCGCTCCGCGTCTCCCAAGCGCTTCTCAGCCCGATCCCGTCAGCAGGCGAAACCCAGCCATGCTTTAAAATTCGCATCCTTCCCCCTAGGAATGCCGTGTGAAGTGTAACCCAAGGGCTTGGCATCAATCAGATTATAGATAAATCATAGGTGGgggggggatggggagagcCGTGGAACAAGCGTGTCAAGGAGACACACGCTGGAAGATTACGGATTAATTTAAAGTTGGGCATTAAGTGGATGCTGCCCACATCCAGCGAGGTGATACTCCAAGCGAGTCTCTGCTCTAGATGCAATTAaagagaggcaggagctgcGCGGAGCACGGGCACTTAAATCCCACTGCGTTTGTTACAACAATCGATCCGTGTTACATAAAGGAATTGCCCATTTCCGGATCTGCGGGAATTTTTAATTATGTTTCTGTAATAAATTACCTCTTTGCCCACCACCCGACCTGCGGATGCGGGTGCTGGAAGCGCCCACCTCTTGGAAAATTGTCTGCTCGGAGGACGGAAAATGACATTTGCCCTAATTATCGTCTCTGACATTTGAGAACAGCAAGGGGGAAATTTTAGGAAATGAGGAAAGTGAAAGAAAGGGGACGGAGCTGCTTCCTTGCATGAGACCTCTCTTGCTGCCCATTACCCCGTTAGCTGAATGTTAATccaatgaaaaatatttaccGAGGTTTAATAGGGCACCCTCTCCAGTCGTGTGGTGATGATCAATTATTCCATCAATTATTAATTATGGAATAGCGGCTTTATTCGAGCTGGGGTGCAGCTGCTTTTGGGAGCTTTACCCAAAATCGCTATTGTGCTTCAGATCTGCTGAGCTGAACGTGCCAGCGTCTGCTTTGCTTACATTTGCATTTTTCGCCgtgctaaaaggaaaaaaaacaaacctggaaACAAATAACCGTCGAGGATGCCATGATTCCTTTCGACCCCCAATAGTCAAAATAATAAAGAGCTGCACTGGTTTATTgctttttgcatcttttcagcCCCAGCTTCTTGGAAAAGGGATCTCTTCCCACAGAGCTATCTCTTTGGAGAGGAGCAAATTAAAAGCCTCCATTAGCACAACTCCTCGTGGCctcattttacattttatttcttaaaaaaaaaataaaattaaaagatatCTTCAGCATTGAACAGTCCTGGTGATGCAAAGTGTTAACACGAAGCGGTTCCAGAGAGAGGACAGCAATACAATGGAAGTTTCATTAGAATAAtaggataaaaaaaaatgaattgcTTAATGCATGATAAACCTTTCAGATACTTAATATTTCTGGGCATCGAAGCACATCCTTTTAACGTGCTCCTGCTGTAGAACAAGAGCTCAAGTATGAACCGAAAGCAGATAAACATTTGATCCAAGGGACCCCTGAAGTTTAGAAATCCCTTGATGGGCTCTAGCTGCTTATTTCTGCCCCTGTTtatgaaataaacagaaatggGTGGCTGGCAAGCGGAGAGTTGAGCAGCGAGATGGTctggcaggcagaggggagGCGAGTGGTGTGATGAGGAACGGACTGGCCACaactgaggggctgggagccagGGAAGCGTCTCCCTGCGTGATGCTGCTGGATGGCTCTGCCGCCTGATTTATATTGGCATTATATTTACATGATGTTCCCGCGCTGGGCGCAGCGAACGGTGCAGCTCGCGGATTCTAATCTCTCCCATCTCGGCCCCCCAGTGTGGCACAGCGCTCGTTTGTCTCTGAAATGAAACATGGAAACCTCATTAAATGCACGGAGGAGAAGCCTGCAGTGCTCGGCTCCTCGCCGTGCCCGGCGCTTGTTTATCCTGCCAAAATTTCCCAGCACCAGGAGCCACCGTGGCGGCTCGCCCAGAGCCTTTACCTGCGCCTGGCGtgggctctgggctgctcctgccttggcATGGGCGGTGGATAAAGGCACCCTGGTGCTCCTGGCTGTTTGTCCTCTGCGGGAAGAGGCTGTGCCTGGTGCGCGGGGCGAGCGCCAGGGGTGTGCTGTGGAGCAGCCCTTCTGGAGCTGGGGGCATGCCTTGGGGCAGCCGTGGCCCCAGTGCCTCGCTGTTGGGGTGCCAGCATCCCTGCCCGTGTGCCACGCGTGCTGGGGGGACGGACGGGCAGCGCTCCGTCCCTCTCTGGAGCAGCTGGCGAGCCAAGGGCGAGAATAAAGCTGGAAGTCTTTGTGGCAGGAATTCTGACATGGCAGCAGGCGAGGCTGAGCCGCGCCTCGGGTGGCATGGAGGCACCTGGCAGCCGGGCAGGGACCTCAGCACGCTACACGGTGCCACTTCCACGGCGGGCACCAAGGAGGAAGGCGCCGGGTCGTGGCAGCCGTGGCCATGCTGCTGTTCGGGGAGGATGCGCCGGGGCAGCTCCGGGTGCAGAGCGTTCCTTGCCTCTGGAATCTCAGCTCTCGGTCTTTACATAATCAGGGTTTGGGAGGCACCCTCGCCCTGCCCGTGGATCCCGCAGAAATGTCCCCCAGCAGGCGCGGGCTGCCGCCATCATCCGCCAGCACAGCCGCACCAAGCAGGAATTCCATCTCCAGGCTCGcgctctgcctgctcccagctgcgCCTGGCAAGGGCTGCGGCAGCTCCCGGCCCTGACAGCGGAGCCAGCACGCCTTGGGGAGGAGgtgaggggctggcagggcttgcCCAGGTGTGTTCTGCTGCTGGCTGCGTGGTGGCAATCCTGCTCTCCACCTGGCGAAGCCACCAGGCAGGTTGTGACGCCCTGGGAGCGTGGCCTGGCCGTTGTGGAGGGAGCCCAAGGCCAGGCATGCGTGGTGTGTCCCCTTGCCTGCCCCTCGTGCCCGCTCCTTCGAcctccctggggacacggcGCTGTCACTCTGGCTGGGTGATGTCACAGATGTCCCC
This genomic window from Passer domesticus isolate bPasDom1 chromosome 23, bPasDom1.hap1, whole genome shotgun sequence contains:
- the FXYD2 gene encoding sodium/potassium-transporting ATPase subunit gamma; the protein is MRFVSQLMRAPVGAHSQSEAPAAAGHAEAMGDEQVPEQGQDRFSYDYDTIRNGGLIFAVVAFVIGLLIILSQRFHCGGRKKRRQGSEEEL